The following coding sequences are from one Epilithonimonas vandammei window:
- a CDS encoding type II toxin-antitoxin system HipA family toxin yields MRTSIKELKVGLNFGSEIQKVGRLAIRDGIIYFEYDNAFLETNLEISPIKLPLQRGVIELPRTPFEGLAGVFNDSLPDGWGRLLFDRMLRAEGILPNEVTALDRLAYVGLNGMGALVYEPDESPNHYDEKINLDVLASQTERVLEGESGEVINELLALNGSSAGARPKAMIGVDSERKNISHSAGDLKDEFEHWIVKFPNTQDGNDSGVVEYIYSIMAENAGLEMPATHLFPSQKGSGYFAVKRFDRDKNKRFHMHTVSGLIHSNFRFPSHDYEDLLAITNVITKDIREVEKMFRLAVFNVMAHNRDDHAKNFSFLMDGFGEWKLSPAYDLTFSNGPGGEQSAMVMGEGRNIKRRHLEKLGLEAKLSKEFIEEVIQQTNLALGNWKNLAKEYDVNKENIQMIEKRISKF; encoded by the coding sequence ATGAGAACATCAATCAAAGAGTTAAAAGTAGGATTGAATTTTGGATCAGAAATTCAAAAAGTAGGACGATTAGCGATTCGTGATGGAATCATCTATTTTGAATACGACAATGCTTTTCTTGAAACTAATTTAGAAATTTCACCAATAAAACTTCCACTACAACGTGGAGTAATAGAACTTCCTAGAACACCTTTTGAAGGATTGGCAGGAGTTTTCAATGACAGTTTGCCCGACGGTTGGGGAAGATTACTTTTTGACAGGATGTTGAGAGCTGAAGGGATTTTACCGAATGAAGTTACTGCTTTAGATCGCTTAGCGTACGTTGGATTAAATGGAATGGGAGCTTTGGTTTATGAACCAGATGAAAGTCCTAACCATTACGATGAAAAAATTAACCTTGACGTTTTGGCTTCGCAAACTGAGCGAGTTTTGGAAGGCGAATCTGGAGAAGTCATCAATGAACTTTTGGCATTGAACGGATCTTCTGCCGGAGCGAGACCAAAAGCAATGATTGGTGTTGATTCAGAAAGAAAAAATATTTCGCACAGTGCAGGTGATTTGAAAGATGAATTTGAACATTGGATTGTGAAATTTCCGAACACGCAAGATGGTAATGATTCAGGAGTTGTTGAATATATTTACTCGATAATGGCAGAAAATGCAGGATTAGAAATGCCTGCAACACACTTATTTCCTTCACAAAAAGGTAGTGGATATTTTGCCGTAAAAAGATTTGACAGAGATAAAAATAAGCGCTTCCACATGCATACAGTGAGTGGATTGATCCATAGTAATTTCAGGTTTCCATCTCATGATTATGAAGACTTGTTAGCAATAACCAATGTGATTACCAAAGATATTCGAGAGGTTGAAAAAATGTTTCGACTAGCAGTTTTCAATGTCATGGCACACAATCGAGACGACCATGCAAAAAATTTCAGCTTCTTAATGGATGGATTTGGCGAATGGAAATTGTCACCAGCTTACGATCTCACTTTTTCCAATGGACCAGGTGGAGAACAAAGTGCGATGGTGATGGGAGAAGGACGGAATATTAAAAGAAGACACCTTGAAAAATTAGGTTTGGAAGCAAAACTGTCAAAAGAGTTTATTGAAGAAGTTATCCAACAGACGAACTTGGCTTTGGGGAATTGGAAAAACTTGGCGAAGGAATACGATGTTAACAAAGAAAACATTCAGATGATTGAGAAACGTATTTCGAAGTTTTAA
- a CDS encoding MarR family winged helix-turn-helix transcriptional regulator — MNTDFFIDLLHQVKEFENSEAYKPHSNVEDFRLWLNDKKYRKESPTKLFKNEQHQVSFTENEICKQVLLLGRYSKQLIRKGLNDFPELANEEFTYLYRLKDEPNLTKIQLIERNGHEKQTGTQIIKRLLEYGLIEEKNDSEDKRSKRLNLTEKGEDYFHRSVEKVNMTSRILAGKLENNEKAELLELLRKLNDFHSHVYSEYKRFNIDEILEISAS, encoded by the coding sequence ATGAATACTGATTTTTTCATTGATCTGCTTCATCAGGTTAAAGAATTTGAAAATTCCGAAGCTTATAAACCTCACTCTAATGTTGAGGATTTCCGTCTTTGGCTGAATGATAAAAAATACCGAAAAGAGAGCCCAACCAAACTTTTTAAAAATGAACAGCATCAGGTTTCTTTTACAGAAAATGAAATCTGCAAACAGGTTCTGCTTTTGGGACGATATTCTAAACAACTGATTAGAAAGGGCTTGAATGATTTCCCTGAATTGGCCAATGAAGAATTCACCTACCTTTACCGATTGAAGGACGAACCTAATCTGACTAAAATTCAGTTAATCGAAAGAAACGGTCACGAAAAACAAACCGGAACTCAAATCATCAAGCGTCTTTTGGAATATGGCTTAATTGAAGAAAAGAACGACAGCGAAGATAAAAGAAGTAAGCGTTTGAACCTCACCGAAAAAGGTGAAGATTATTTCCACCGTTCCGTTGAAAAAGTGAATATGACGTCTCGAATTCTTGCCGGAAAACTCGAAAATAATGAAAAAGCCGAACTATTGGAATTACTCAGAAAGCTGAATGATTTCCACTCGCACGTTTACTCTGAGTACAAACGCTTTAACATTGATGAAATTCTTGAAATTTCCGCTAGTTAA
- a CDS encoding SDR family NAD(P)-dependent oxidoreductase yields MKNIVIIGCGKGIGLATAKIIAEQNKIIGISRTVNHELNHPNIEFHTMDILSGNLDEISFPEVVDGLVYAPGSINLKPFNRLSVDDFKNDFEINVLGAVKIIQKLLPNLKKSESASVVLFSSVAAKLGMPFHASIAASKNAVEGLTKSLAAEFSAQKIRVNAIAPSLTDTNLASQLLATPEKREASAKRHPLQRVGTAEEIAEMTAFLVSDKSSWITGQIFGIDGGMGSVKL; encoded by the coding sequence ATGAAAAATATCGTCATCATCGGTTGCGGAAAAGGAATCGGATTAGCAACAGCAAAGATTATCGCAGAACAAAACAAAATCATCGGAATTTCCAGAACGGTAAATCACGAACTGAATCATCCGAATATTGAATTCCACACAATGGATATTCTTTCGGGAAACTTAGATGAAATCAGCTTTCCGGAAGTCGTGGACGGGCTGGTTTATGCACCGGGAAGCATTAATTTAAAACCGTTTAACCGACTTTCTGTGGATGATTTTAAGAATGATTTTGAGATCAATGTTTTGGGAGCGGTAAAAATTATTCAGAAACTGTTGCCGAATCTCAAAAAGTCGGAAAGTGCGTCCGTTGTGCTTTTCAGTTCCGTGGCGGCAAAACTGGGAATGCCTTTTCACGCTTCGATTGCGGCGAGTAAAAATGCGGTGGAAGGTCTTACAAAAAGTCTGGCGGCGGAATTTTCGGCTCAGAAAATCAGGGTTAATGCGATTGCACCTTCTTTAACGGACACGAATTTGGCATCACAACTTTTGGCAACGCCTGAGAAAAGAGAAGCTTCCGCGAAAAGACATCCGCTGCAAAGAGTGGGAACGGCTGAAGAAATTGCGGAAATGACAGCTTTCCTCGTTTCAGATAAATCGTCGTGGATTACAGGGCAGATTTTTGGAATTGATGGCGGAATGGGAAGTGTTAAGCTTTAG
- a CDS encoding TIGR03643 family protein produces the protein MNKNLNIQQIDRIIEMAWEDRTPFEAIHFQFGISESEVIELMRSELKESSFKLWRKRVNSGVSQKHLKKRSEEIKRFKCSRQRVISNNKISKR, from the coding sequence ATGAATAAAAACCTCAACATACAGCAAATCGACAGAATCATTGAAATGGCGTGGGAAGACCGAACGCCGTTTGAAGCCATACATTTTCAGTTCGGAATCAGTGAATCGGAAGTCATTGAACTGATGCGTTCCGAACTGAAGGAATCGAGTTTCAAACTTTGGCGAAAAAGAGTGAATTCGGGAGTGAGCCAGAAACATTTGAAAAAGAGAAGCGAAGAAATTAAACGCTTTAAATGCAGCAGACAAAGAGTGATCAGCAATAATAAAATTTCTAAAAGATAA
- a CDS encoding cryptochrome/photolyase family protein — MKFYESELKKAGFEVEYIESSSKFSDIRNLIQKLEKENFTTIKTTDVCDNWLEKRLKETKLALEILDSPLFINTKDDLKDYFEGKKAYHQTDFYKQQRITRNILMKGGKPLGGKWTYDTENRKKYPKNKKAPAIHFPKKNEFYEEAKDYTENHFAKNYGTIADEQLYPTTFKEAKQWLEQFLENRFLEFGVYEDSIVEKEHFLHHSVLSPLMNVGLLTPENVLEKAISFAKENDIPVNSLEGFVRQILGWREFVRGVYVYQGTYQRNKNYWKHDKKLPESFYTAKTGIRPIDSSLQKILKTGYAYHIERLMIFANFMNLCQFNPDEVYQWFMEMFIDSYDWVMVPNVYGMSSFSDGGKMSTKPYISGSNYIKKMSDFPDGEWNEKWDALFWNFINDNKDFFAKNPRLGMMLRTLEKMPEEKRKQHFKTAKEFIESL, encoded by the coding sequence ATGAAATTTTACGAAAGTGAACTAAAAAAGGCAGGTTTTGAAGTTGAATACATTGAAAGTTCATCGAAATTCAGCGACATCCGAAATTTAATTCAAAAGCTTGAAAAAGAAAATTTTACAACGATAAAAACAACGGATGTTTGCGACAACTGGCTGGAAAAAAGATTAAAGGAAACCAAATTAGCACTCGAAATTTTAGACAGTCCGCTTTTCATCAATACCAAAGATGACCTGAAAGATTATTTTGAGGGTAAAAAAGCCTATCATCAAACTGATTTTTACAAACAGCAGAGAATCACCCGAAATATTCTGATGAAAGGCGGAAAACCCTTGGGCGGGAAATGGACCTACGACACGGAAAACCGAAAAAAATATCCGAAAAATAAAAAAGCACCCGCCATTCATTTTCCAAAAAAAAATGAATTTTACGAGGAAGCAAAAGATTACACCGAAAATCATTTTGCCAAGAATTACGGAACGATTGCAGATGAACAGCTCTATCCGACTACTTTTAAGGAAGCCAAACAATGGCTGGAACAGTTTCTGGAAAACCGTTTTCTGGAATTTGGCGTTTACGAAGACAGCATCGTGGAAAAGGAGCATTTTCTGCATCACAGCGTGCTTTCTCCGTTAATGAATGTCGGACTTTTAACACCTGAAAATGTGTTGGAAAAAGCCATTTCGTTTGCAAAAGAAAACGATATTCCGGTGAATTCTCTGGAAGGTTTTGTCCGCCAGATTTTGGGTTGGCGCGAATTTGTACGTGGGGTTTATGTGTATCAGGGAACATATCAGCGGAATAAAAATTATTGGAAACACGATAAAAAGCTTCCGGAATCTTTTTACACCGCCAAAACAGGAATCCGCCCAATTGACAGTTCGCTTCAGAAAATCCTGAAAACCGGGTATGCGTATCACATCGAACGACTGATGATTTTTGCCAACTTTATGAATCTCTGTCAGTTCAATCCTGATGAAGTCTATCAGTGGTTTATGGAAATGTTTATCGATTCCTACGATTGGGTAATGGTTCCGAATGTGTATGGAATGAGCAGTTTTTCGGACGGCGGGAAGATGAGCACGAAACCGTACATCAGCGGAAGCAATTATATTAAGAAAATGAGTGATTTTCCTGATGGAGAATGGAATGAAAAATGGGATGCGCTGTTTTGGAATTTTATTAATGACAATAAAGATTTTTTTGCTAAAAATCCAAGATTGGGAATGATGCTGAGAACACTGGAGAAAATGCCGGAAGAAAAACGAAAACAGCATTTTAAGACGGCGAAGGAATTTATTGAAAGTTTGTGA
- a CDS encoding DUF2256 domain-containing protein: MPSGLPSKICEVCGLPFNWRKKWKKNWDEVKYCSERFRKNKKSTLSGSPKI, translated from the coding sequence ATGCCTTCTGGATTACCGTCAAAAATCTGTGAAGTCTGCGGACTGCCTTTCAACTGGCGGAAAAAGTGGAAAAAAAACTGGGACGAAGTAAAATATTGCAGCGAAAGATTCCGGAAAAACAAAAAATCAACATTGTCTGGTTCACCAAAGATTTAA
- a CDS encoding ABC1 kinase family protein, translating to MKTLDKIPTGKIERTSSLLKAGAKVGVNYLKYYGNKITKDEEEARKILHEDNAADIYDSLKELKGSALKVAQMLSMEKNILPVEYVEKFSLSQFSVPPLSGALVKKTFRKYFGKNPEDIFDEFSAESVNAASIGQVHTAKKDDKKLAVKIQYPGVRESISSDLKMVKPIAMKMFNIKQEGSESYFQEVEDKLFEETDYNLELKRSQHFAEECRHLPNVKFPHYYPEYSCEKIITMEWMSGIHFSEFTKKQNSQEDLNKIGQTLWDFYMYQMHILKKVHADPHPGNFLISENNELLVIDFGCIKEIPEDFYIPYFELAKEENLKNPEIFREKLFTLEILRTEDSEKEKEFFAKLFYELLELFTRPFNQGKFDFSDESFFQEIADLGQKYAKVSDMKGMNTNRGSRHFIYLNRTFFGLYNMMHDLKAKDVAINHFKNYCK from the coding sequence ATGAAAACATTAGATAAAATTCCTACAGGAAAAATTGAACGGACAAGCAGCCTGCTAAAAGCGGGAGCAAAAGTCGGTGTCAACTACCTGAAATATTACGGAAACAAAATCACGAAAGATGAAGAGGAGGCACGCAAAATTCTGCACGAAGACAATGCTGCAGATATTTACGATTCGTTAAAAGAATTAAAAGGTTCTGCGCTGAAAGTTGCCCAAATGCTGAGTATGGAAAAAAACATTCTTCCGGTGGAATATGTGGAGAAATTTTCGCTTTCGCAGTTTTCCGTTCCGCCTTTGTCTGGTGCTTTGGTGAAGAAAACATTCAGAAAATATTTCGGGAAAAATCCGGAAGATATTTTTGATGAATTTTCCGCCGAATCGGTTAATGCCGCGAGTATCGGACAGGTTCATACTGCAAAAAAAGACGACAAAAAACTGGCTGTGAAAATACAATATCCCGGTGTAAGAGAAAGCATTTCGAGCGACCTGAAAATGGTAAAACCGATTGCGATGAAGATGTTCAACATCAAACAAGAAGGTTCAGAATCTTATTTTCAGGAAGTGGAAGACAAATTATTTGAAGAAACTGACTATAATCTGGAACTGAAACGAAGTCAGCATTTTGCTGAAGAATGCAGACATCTTCCGAATGTGAAATTCCCTCATTATTATCCGGAATATTCGTGTGAGAAAATCATCACAATGGAATGGATGTCGGGAATTCATTTTTCGGAATTTACCAAAAAACAGAATTCTCAGGAGGATTTGAATAAAATTGGACAGACACTTTGGGATTTTTATATGTATCAGATGCATATTCTGAAAAAAGTTCACGCCGATCCGCATCCGGGAAATTTCCTGATTTCGGAAAACAATGAATTATTGGTCATCGATTTTGGCTGTATCAAAGAGATTCCGGAAGATTTCTACATTCCGTATTTCGAATTGGCGAAAGAAGAAAATCTAAAAAATCCTGAAATTTTCCGTGAAAAATTATTCACCTTGGAGATTCTTCGAACAGAAGATTCAGAAAAAGAAAAAGAGTTTTTTGCCAAATTATTCTACGAATTACTGGAATTGTTTACGAGACCGTTTAATCAGGGAAAATTCGATTTTTCAGATGAATCATTCTTTCAGGAAATTGCCGATCTGGGACAGAAATATGCGAAAGTAAGTGATATGAAAGGAATGAATACCAACCGTGGTTCCCGACATTTTATTTACCTGAACCGTACATTTTTCGGATTGTATAATATGATGCACGATCTGAAAGCGAAAGATGTGGCGATTAATCATTTTAAAAATTATTGTAAGTGA
- a CDS encoding TetR family transcriptional regulator C-terminal domain-containing protein: MQEQAHITQEKIFELYGDYILNHGEKPKNVYLFSKENNFEEKEFYHYFSGFEQIEREILNHLFTKSLELASEVNSSNKLTTKEKLLNVYYIFFENMTMNRSLVLSILGSNKIQNIKTLQNLRETHKQFVNTLDFKEWEMIEKAKEDIRKFNEKSRQEALWLHLVSAIDFWKKDTSPDFEKTDIFIEKTVDTGFELMDNEPLRKVFDLGKFLWKENFK, translated from the coding sequence ATGCAAGAACAAGCCCATATCACGCAGGAAAAAATATTTGAATTATACGGAGATTATATTTTGAATCACGGAGAAAAACCGAAAAACGTTTACCTTTTTTCGAAAGAAAATAATTTTGAGGAGAAAGAGTTTTACCACTATTTCTCAGGATTCGAGCAAATCGAAAGAGAAATATTGAATCATCTTTTCACGAAATCTCTGGAACTTGCTTCGGAAGTGAATTCCTCGAACAAATTGACAACCAAAGAAAAACTACTGAATGTGTATTACATTTTCTTTGAAAATATGACGATGAACCGTTCTTTAGTTTTATCTATTTTGGGAAGCAATAAAATCCAGAATATCAAAACGCTTCAGAATCTCAGAGAAACCCATAAACAATTTGTTAATACGCTCGATTTCAAAGAGTGGGAAATGATTGAAAAAGCGAAGGAAGACATCCGAAAATTCAACGAAAAATCAAGACAGGAAGCACTTTGGCTCCATTTGGTTTCCGCCATTGATTTTTGGAAAAAAGACACTTCTCCCGATTTTGAAAAAACGGATATTTTCATCGAAAAAACCGTCGATACCGGTTTTGAACTGATGGACAACGAGCCATTGAGAAAAGTTTTCGACCTTGGAAAATTTCTGTGGAAGGAAAATTTTAAATGA